ACCTTGTTCTTCCTCTTTAGTAGTAATTATACTGATGTTGTCCATGCTTTGACAGCACGCAAAGAAAGAGGTGAGTCAGTTGAGTTCATCGTaatgaagtttttattttggaaaaggagagagataaaCTTCCCATagtaaacattttctgatctatTGTAAGTGCAGAAAagtttgatttcttctttttcatataAAATCCTTAACATAGTTTTAACGTATAAAAAAGTGACACAAGGCAGTTCCGTCAGTGTTACAGAAGGCAAGTTGCCGAAAACATTCTATACTTATTCAAATAATCTACAGTTTTCtcagtttattttctctattataCGTGCAATAATACTTCTATTCTAAAACTAGCTCTACATAAAGTGTGTGACTATATTGTGCACTTGTAGTGGTAACCTTTGGAATTAcaaattgttttactgttttaaaaagtcCCTTGACACAAGTTGTTTGATTACACAAaggatataaaaacaaaacaaaaaaacacttcaattttatttatgaaactCGGAGAAGCACCCTCCCCTGCATAGATGGACATTGCATATCTTGCAGCCAAACACACTTTCATGTCGCAGTCCCTTGTTGGTGCAGTTCCTGCAGCGACGGGAGCGCTCCGACATGCGCTCCAGGCGGTGTCCGTACTCTATGGGTGAATCTGCGTGTCTCTTGCGTGCTGCCCGCTCCATGCCCCTTGCCCCTTGGTAGTCTCCAATCAGCTGCTGTGCCAGGCGCACCCTGAAGTGGCGCTGGGTGAACTGCTTGCCGTTGAAGCCCGCCGGTGGGGTTCCCCCTCGGCTCTCCCTCAGGACGATGTAGGCATTGACAATGCACAGATTAACGTAGAACCACAGGAAGTAGCGCCACCACTTCTTACACGGCCTACCCACCTGGTAGCATTCCCTCAGCTGGTCACACAGGTCCACTCCTCTCATGTTCTCCTGGTACAACAGCAAGGGCAGAGGTCGGGGTACACCGAAAGACAAACCTGAGCCGTCCGTGCTGTCACTCTCCCCCTCCCCATCAGTCTCACGCTGCTGCCGGCCTGGACTGATACCCACAATCCCTGGAGCAGAATTGGTAGAGAGGCAGCTAACCATCTTGACATCCCGTGTCACTGTAGCAACCAGGTTGCCCCGCTGGCACTGGTAGAACTCTCCCTGGGACAGCTTTCCGACGTTGCGCGGGCGGAGGACCTCTGGGTATCCTTTGCGACCTGGCTGGGTCGGCCCGCAGGCGTACAGTCCGTCCCTCAGCAGCCTCTGGAGCAGGGGCACTGAGGTGAAGAAGCTGTCCATGAAGAGATGGTGGTACTGACCCTCCAGGCCACGCACTAGGGATGTCGCCAGCCTGTAGCCCAGGGAGGCTGCTGCCTCGTCTTCACTGGGCTTGCCTACGTAGATCTTGGCCCGGTGGCAGTAGCCTGAGCGTGAGTCACACAGCATCCACACTGTCAGCCCCTTCCTCAGGGGCTTGGAGGGCATGTACTGGGTGGGAGAGAAACGTCCCTTCATGACAATGGCACACTTGTCTATGGTCAAACAGCGGTTGGGCATGTACGCATCCCACATGGTGTTCTCCACCACATCAAGGAGAGGCCGGATTTTGAAGAGACCGTCGTAGCCACGTTCCCCTCGCACAGGCTCAGACTCGCGGTCACACAGCTGAAGGTACTGGGTGAGTTTTTCAAAGCGCCTggctgtcattgtttttttaaagcctgCATTGCCTATGAAAATGTCGCTGGCCCAATACATGCCAGTGTCTGGAAGCTGATTGATGCCCATAAGAATGTTCAGACCTACATAGGCTTTCATCTCCCTGACATCAGTGGGGTGCCAGTGGGGGTCTGATTTTCCACTCCTCCTTTGCCGATAGAGGGcgtaattgtttgtttgttctacCATGTGTTCAAAAAGAGAATCTGGGAAGAGTATCCGGAAATAGTCACGGGTGTCAGCATCATCCCCCAGCGAGTGCTGAGGGCCGCTGACAGCGGAGAATGGTTCGATTGAAATGACCTGGTCAGGTTCACCCCAGAAGTCGGGAGAAGTGCAGCCCTCGTCCAAGTCATCTTCAAAGCTGAAAAAACTCCtgcgctcctcctcctccaaatcGGAGAAATCAATATCCGAATCGTTTGAGGTGGTATCAGAGCAGTTGGTGGAGGTAGAATAATAACAGTCCTCCGCGTAGTCCTCCTCGTCGTGCTTGATCCCGTTACTGCCCGTGACCAAAATTATGTTGCAGCCTCCTCCCGCGATGAAGCTGGCCGCGTCTGCAGtctccgccgccgccgccgccgccgcggcTGCTGTGCTCGTGAATCCATTCGCCCCCTcgccgtcctcctcctcccgcaCTTCGTCTTCCTCGTCCGAGTCTGGCTTTCTGTACGGAATTTCGAACCACTTCACATCGGCTGAAAGATTAAGCGGAGAGTCTTGACTGTCGCACACGCTGGTACTTTCGGTGTCCGCGCTAGTTTCCAAAATAGTAAAAagctctctcccttttcttgcCGTCGCCATGTCGGGGTATTAAAGTGCCCCTGCATGAgtctttttatgtattttttttcaccgTGGAAAAATAATCGCACGAACCGGTCATCCGAAATGAACTGATGTGCACTTAACGGCAGCCTCTTCTCAAAAACTTGCTGGTCGTGGACCTATGCGGCGTCTATAAGCTTGATTCTCATTGTTTCCGCTCCTGGTTTTTCAGGGCTTTGTAGCGCAGTGTGGCCGCAGACGTCAGAAGCTGCATGCATGTCCTGCTTTGTAGGGCGTTTTGCGACTGCAGCTGGTGGGGTTGCTAGTTCGCTAGGCTGGCAGATGGCCGCTTGCTGTTCTAATGCCCGCTGGCATTCACCACTATCAATATGCCGGATACCCATCTCTGAGGCCGCGGAGATACAGAAACCACTGCGTAAAATCCAAAAGTCAGAACCGTATACTGTCAATCAACTGTGTAACCTCACAGCTGGGGAAATGAAAACTTTCTAAAACCCACTTGTGCACAGCTCACAAACTGCGAGTGGCCTCGTTTCGCCCAGATCTCTGTTGGTTCAAAGTTTATTGAGGCTCTCATAAATGCACCCACAAAAAGATAACGCGTAAAAACGCACACAATATGATTAAAATGCAGTGATGGATGTTTCCACATCACACAGGGCTCCTTATTCACCCCTTTGCTAAAAAGACTGCACACTGAACTCGGGGAGAGAAGCAGCATGTTCATTCATAAACATGCTTCTTCCCTCTGACAGGTTCCTACATGAATCTGAAGCCCTATAGGCTATTGTGGAATTAGGGACCTCCCTCTATTTTATGAATGTGGGCAGATACTCTTGTGTTTTACTCCAGAACTGAGGTTGAAGAGCTCTCCCTGATGAGATTGATTGATGCTCTGCAGGTTGTGTCTGCAGACCGACAAAATGTTGAATCTTTTTCTATGTCACAGCCTGGTTTTAATGATCACTCTCTGTGTAAATAGTCACAACAACAAAGTCCATTACATTGCCAGATACCCTTAAAGCAACATGCCTGTAAAATTTGCCAACTGTAGCCGTGTTTATCGTCATCAGCTCCACTATgcacttttatatatatatatatatatatatatatatatatatatggttcaGTTCAGCTTATGACCTGTAGTCATACCaatgtttaataaatgatgGCACAATAAACAGCCCACCTGTCATTCCCTGCCTTTACTTTGCAGTGTTCTCCGTCAGGTGTAACACCCCTTTGATAAGTAGAGGGACCTCCAAATAGCCTTTGTGATATGTGATGTGAGACAAGTTAGAGTGGATTGTCCTCTTCAAAGTCTGGGTCAAAATCCAGGatgtcttttttatcttttccagCCATCATTGTATTGCAAATGAAATACACTTTCATATATTTTGCCTATTCGTTCATACAGTGTTtctcaatcacacacaaacagcagtttcaATCAGTTCCACTAGAAGAGAAggcagaaaatgtaaaacaagacCTTTGGGTTTGACTTAAAAACAAGAGAACTCTGGTCCTGGATTCCTTGCTCGCTTGGGAGGAGACTGGTTAAATCATGTCTTCTTGTATGGGGGATGGGCTACAGGAAGGGTCCTTTCCAAATTCTTTTAGCTGTGGCCTGAGTCTACATGGCTGGCTGAGCACTGGGTTGCTGCCCCTGGGCCCTGCAGTGGAGTCACGATTTATGCGTCCTTCCTCACTGGCTTATTGCACGGATTCTCAGTGGTATCATATTGCCTGTCTGAGCTACAGGCCTTACTGTTGTTTCTATCTGCAGAGAAGGGATTGAAGCTGTACAAGCAGCCTACACTGGGAACCAGTATGTtgagaaaaagtggaaaaacaagggCGGCTGTGGACCTCCAATATCCAGCCCATAAATAGaagtaaggagaaaaaaaaaggctcactCCAGCATTTCCAGGCCCCTGGAGCAGAGTACTGCAGCAGACCCCTCAGAGACTCCCGTGGTGGGGTGGAGAGACACCGACCAATGGGGGCTCAGGCgttcagtatgtgtgtgtgtggttatctatgcatgtgtgtctgtgcggcTAACTCAGCTCCTCCACAGCTCAGATCCTTCTCTCATGGATGAGTTCAGAgatggtttctctctctctctctctctctctctctgtgtgtgtgtgtgtgtgtgtgtgtgtgtgtgtgtgtccgtgcgaGCGCGTGCGTGCATCTGCCAGCATGTGAGCAAATGGTGCAACCACTGCAGCCTCTGCTAAAGACAGACCaacccttctctctctctgtcattcccTGACACAGTGTatgctgtgcgtgtgtgtgtgtgtgtgtgtgtgtgtgtgtgcgccggTGAGGGGCTTATTAATAGTGATGTTTTCTTCCACTGCCAACGGTATCCTTAGTCTAAGATGATGTGATTTGAATTGAGAGAGCAAATTATAAGCAGTGTGCTGGATGTGTTAGTGGCTAACTCACTTGAAACAGAAGAGTGATCACAATCCTTCACGTAATTGGTCAAACTGATTCGAAGTACATTAGTATGCATTTTCAACACAACTGCGCCTGTTCTTGAACTGCAGTATCATATATCTTCAAGACATTTGCATAACCCGTCTTTCACCTTCTCTGCTAAAGGGTTGCCCTGTCATGAGCTGCTCTTCTACTCTGTCTTGCTGCACATGTAGACAACCCTATTACCTCCCCAAATAATCAACGTGACGTCTAATACTGACCTTGAGAAACACTCACCTGGTTGCCCCCTCCCTTTACGCAACGGTGGTACACTGCCCTCTGGTGGTAGTTAGAGAGAAGTAACTTGCGGTACATATCTAAGCCAAGAATCTACTCCCAGTGTTCTCGTTTGTTAACGTTGATTATACAAATATCTCCAATCGAAACGTAATGACAGtgaacatttataaaatgaaaatacagtacaatctGTGatttaataattgtttgtttttcttataaGCAGTCAGGGCATCTATAGTATTTATCAGAATTGGACATTACtacttgtatatatatatatgtatatacatgtatacatatatacatagtccctaattttaaggggctcaaaagtaattagacaatTGACTGCCAGTGAGTTTCATGGAGAGGTGTGGTCgttccttcattatttcatgacaaagcAGATAgaaggtctggagttgattccaagtgttgaatatGCATTTCATAGCTCAACcctcaatatgcggtccaagGAGGTGTCGCTGCAAATGAACGAGGCCACGATTAgactgacaaacaaaacaaaacctatcAGACATATGGCTCAAACTTTAGgggtggccaaatcaacaatttggtaaattcttaaaaagaaggaatgcactgccgagctcagcaacaccaaaatgcctggaagaccatggaagacaactaaagtggatgatcgcagaattatttccatggtgaagaaaaacccttcacaacatctagccaggtcaagaacactctcgaggaggtagcCGTAGGATGAAGTCTACAATCAAAAGACGCCTTCATGAGTGTAactacagagggtttaccacaaggtgcaaacgactggtaacactcaagaacagaaaggccagattagactttgccagaaaaaaatctaaaaaagctGCCCAGCTCTGAAACTGGAttggatgaaaccaagattaacttgtacaaGAAGGATGGGAAGAGAAgtgtatggagaaggaaaggaacggctcatgatccaaagcacacCACATTatctgtcagacatggtggaggcagtgttatggcatgggcatgtaaAGCTGGCAATGAAAGTAACAGGATGAATTCTCAAGTGTATAGggctaaactatctgctcagattcagccgaATGCTGctaaactgataggacggtgcttcacagtacagatggataatgacccaaaacatactctgaaagcaacccaagagcttctcaaggcaaagacatGGGTTATTCTTTAatagccaagtcagtcacctgacctcaacccatcTGAGCCTGCTTTTcgcttactgaagacaaaactgaggccagaaagacccacaaacaagcagcaactggaggcagctgcagtgaaggcctggcaaagcatctcaagggaggaaactcagcatttagtgatgtccatgggttccaaacttcaggcagtcattgactgcaaagggtTTTCTTCCAAGTATTAAatataatccttatatttataattatgttggtttgtccaattacttctgatcgtctgaaaatgagggaactatgtataaaaaaattgctgtaattcctgaagggttaatgcaatatttctgtgaaaccccttgaattaaagctgaaagtctacacttcaatcacatcttgaatACTACATTTCAAATCCTTTGgtggttgtgtacagaggcaaaattatgaaaactgtgtgaCCGTCCATCAACTTATAGAGctaatggagagagagagagagagagagaggataaaaaatactttatgGCAGGCAACAGGTTATGCTACAGAGCAAATAAAGCTGCTGAAGAACTTTCTACCTCCACTAGATGGAGGTAGAAGACAGAatacagagggaggaggaaagagtcTCAATCATGCTGAACATCATGTCGTATGCTTTGAATGTGTACAAACTTCTCTTACCAGAGCAGTGGATTCAAAAGTTTTAATGAGAGTAGGCTGTATctatttgtctctgtgtctcacatACCGACCCAAGATCTGACTTGGCTCTTGGTTGTCAGACCATGTGTTCCTCATTATGCCTGTTGCGCAGGACCAGGACTGACAGACCTGGTCAGTGAGGCCTTGGCTCTGGTTTTGGCACATTCTCAGGGCGTCTGCTGGTCAAAACCAAATTCAATCTGTGATTTCTCctaattaaaacaataactCATTGCCGTTAGGCATAAAATTCAGTATCTTggtattaattttattttttattgactgCCATTTAAGACACtaagtggtattttttttttacagtgaaaaccACTGACTATCTTTTCTGGGAAAAGGTGAAGTAAGTTAATTAAGTTTACTATCACGAAGAGCGCAAGTTAACGAAAGTTAAATATCTCTGTGTTTGAGACCCCGCCTCTGCATGTTTCAGCATTAACTGCTCTTTGTCACAATGCCTCAAAATTGTTCCAGGAATACATCACTTGATGGATGTACAATTAAAGTGCCCTTATCACTGTCAGCACACCTCTGTTTGATTCAGATGGCTGTATGCCACCTTGGAAGAAACCGCTCATCCTTCTTATTTTCCCTGCAGTAAAATGAAGccacaaacagctgctgctgagagagagagagacaatagATGATATATGCGGATTTTAGGTGCATAAGAGCTTGcactttataaaaataaaactttcacaGAAAAGTATTCAAGCTCTTATCAAAGTGGCTCCaggttgttttttctctcttacagTAGGTCTAGAAGTTTAAACTTCTGGTCTTCATTATTTTCGTCCACAAATATTGTTTAGACTGCTCATACTCAGAAAAATAACATACAATTTATAGATTTGCCCTCACTGTTGTTGCTTTCTTTTACTGGAGGTTCAAAAGCTAATTTGAAGGCTGGCattttggtagaaaaaaatcaaatgtttaaagAATCTTTAATGCTTGTCTTTGTCCTCAAGCAACCTGTGCATTCATAGGGATATAAATATTGTCGTTGCCTGACTGAACAACCAGCGACAGATTCCCACAATGATGTATCAAAGACCAGAAAATACGGCACAATCGGGGATTGTgcaaaagggatttttttgtgCTACACATAGAGAATAACCGGAACCCCCTTTCAGGATgtaataaacaaacacaaaaattgttCTGAAGAATGTGTCACTAATCCTCTAACATATGTCAATAATTCACACCAGCCTTTGTATGCATCCATGGGAAACAGAGCATTGCTgttaatttgaaatgtaattaatgttCTGTATGGAGGGCAGTTGATGCAGAATGCTGATCATTGGCTTATCCCCTCCACTTTAATACTCTGCTGCGATTTTATTATGAACAATAAATCATCTGTTTGTGTTGGAGTCTTCTAGATAATAAGAACTGTTTGCATGTTGCCTTTGATTAGATCCAAATGGCCGGGATGGgaaaaatatcaacaaacaGATTGTGCGTGTATTGTACAATCATTTATCAGTGTTGTAAGTAACAAACAATGCATTCATTTCACTGGCAGATGACTGTGTCTCACATGGAAGATCCACTTGCCATCCAAGAATCATTCACAGTAGTTATTTACCAACAGCTTTAAAGAACACAAAGCCAAGGCTATAGGAGAAGTGTCTGTAAACCCATGGCAACTGTCTGCTTCTTTGAAgagttattacatttttcttatgcCTAAACTGAATGGGCTAATGTTTCCCTCCTGTTGGTCCTGTTTTTCAGCATCATGTAAAGACACATGCAGAACCAGTGAGCAATAATTTAAATCTTACTGATAAAGTGATAGCTGGGTTATTTTTAAACGTATTTCTCTCAAAAGCAACAAATTCATCCCAATGACAAATTCATTTCCCCACACCCACATGATGGAGTCAGTTTCGTAAGACGCATTCATTTCTCTGCTCTTTGAAATGCTATCTCTGACCAAAATCTAATTTGTAGGAGTCTCGCTCCACTCATACGTGATTCTGTAGCAGGCATGTTTGGACACTGTGCTTCCAGGAACAAGATGATCTACAATTATGCAAAATACTTTAAATTCAACATCTTGAAAAGGTCATGAGATCCTGCAGCTCTGATTGTCCaaggtgcctgtgtttttcgttttttttgcaTCACCTTTTCCTTGCTCAGTAAGATTTACAGGCTTAATCTGGGATCAGCCTCATCAAATGCCAATGAGCAATTGCATGAACTGTTATGGCAAGTAAAAAGCTTCCAGAACTGCTGCTTCATGCGGAGCCTTTTGTCAAAGAAAGTTATTAGTGAAGGAGGATTGTaagtctctctttctgtctttcttcttcctctggaGAGTAAATCAATAGATTCTATAGTTCTGTTAATACTACCCCCTCACGTTAGAGCAGTAGAGGGAGGAAGTGACCACATATGGACCTTGTTACCGTCCCTTGATGCACACTTCACAGAACAAGGCAGTATGTGGggtggtgcatgtgtgtgtgagagaggggtGCTTTTGTCTGTAATCCTGGTGCACAACCACTACAACTCCTCAAAGTCATATCTCTAGGTACTTACCACTGTAATTGGTACCTCCCATTGGTCAGTATAGTGTGGCCACAGCTGCTATATTTGATATTAACAGAAAAGGagccaaatgtatttttaattttgttttttttgtttgttttagtgttgtTCCTTTAGCCTAAACTGTATGGCTGTGAATTATGAGTTTCGCCAACAAAGGTAGATTGTGAAAGATATACAGTGACAACCTTAAATGAAAAAGTTTGCATTCGGCCAGTCTTTTGAAGTGGGGTCGCCCTAAGATGAAGAAGACCACTCCTTCAAAAGGAAACGACAAATGAACAGACTTCTTAATCTGAACCTAAACATTCTCACGActtcagcaaacaaaaaaaaaagaaaaaaaagagaaggaaaatcaAAGTGAGGAACCTTACATCACTCTGCAAGTGTTTGGACTGAACACAAACTATTCCTGAGGCTCTCTGTAAACCATAGGTGAGTATTTTGACCAGTGATCATGAGTGCAAAGTTTTAAGAATAGGAGCAGTTAAGAGAGCGAACAACACATCCTGAATGTGgcactgtttttttcaaactgtcaaGCAACACTTCCATAAGAGACAAATGATAATAGGGgatgtttttcatgtgtttctcAAACTAGGCTTTTTCGGTTATTTCTAGAAAGTTACATCGTGAGTTGATGAACC
Above is a genomic segment from Xiphias gladius isolate SHS-SW01 ecotype Sanya breed wild chromosome 19, ASM1685928v1, whole genome shotgun sequence containing:
- the LOC120804633 gene encoding piggyBac transposable element-derived protein 4-like — translated: MATARKGRELFTILETSADTESTSVCDSQDSPLNLSADVKWFEIPYRKPDSDEEDEVREEEDGEGANGFTSTAAAAAAAAAETADAASFIAGGGCNIILVTGSNGIKHDEEDYAEDCYYSTSTNCSDTTSNDSDIDFSDLEEEERRSFFSFEDDLDEGCTSPDFWGEPDQVISIEPFSAVSGPQHSLGDDADTRDYFRILFPDSLFEHMVEQTNNYALYRQRRSGKSDPHWHPTDVREMKAYVGLNILMGINQLPDTGMYWASDIFIGNAGFKKTMTARRFEKLTQYLQLCDRESEPVRGERGYDGLFKIRPLLDVVENTMWDAYMPNRCLTIDKCAIVMKGRFSPTQYMPSKPLRKGLTVWMLCDSRSGYCHRAKIYVGKPSEDEAAASLGYRLATSLVRGLEGQYHHLFMDSFFTSVPLLQRLLRDGLYACGPTQPGRKGYPEVLRPRNVGKLSQGEFYQCQRGNLVATVTRDVKMVSCLSTNSAPGIVGISPGRQQRETDGEGESDSTDGSGLSFGVPRPLPLLLYQENMRGVDLCDQLRECYQVGRPCKKWWRYFLWFYVNLCIVNAYIVLRESRGGTPPAGFNGKQFTQRHFRVRLAQQLIGDYQGARGMERAARKRHADSPIEYGHRLERMSERSRRCRNCTNKGLRHESVFGCKICNVHLCRGGCFSEFHK